A section of the Triticum dicoccoides isolate Atlit2015 ecotype Zavitan chromosome 7A, WEW_v2.0, whole genome shotgun sequence genome encodes:
- the LOC119334291 gene encoding uncharacterized protein LOC119334291: protein MCNGRGCKRESAVRASLRLGERATASAAGGLGRGRRCATTGPEAGVDLMVATRTSPSKAEPMAREPPRPATGAEAEIARTEKLLHLLLWGPN from the coding sequence ATGTGCAACGGGCGGGGCTGCAAGCGGGAGTCCGCCGTCCGCGCGTCGCTGCGCCTGGGCGAGCGGGCGACTGCGTCCGCGGCCGGCGGCCTGGGGCGAGGCCGGCGCTGCGCGACGACGGGGCCTGAGGCTGGTGTTGATCTTATGGTGGCAACGAGGACGAGTCCGTCCAAGGCGGAGCCCATGGCGCGGGAGCCGCCGCGTCCGGCAACGGGAGCTGAGGCCGAGATCGCCAGGACGGAGAAGCTCCTGCACTTGCTCCTATGGGGGCCGAACTAA